The genomic region taagcgcactcttatatttaggcattttaggtttaaatttattcacattttccacatcactacactttatggtttcgtcatcctcctggtgtcggccaacatagctcaattcggagtccaagtggacattctGGATTGGGGTGTGTAAGAATTGATGACCTCTTGGGCAATTCTTGTGTTACATCCAAtttttttggattaaaaaaaaaaaaaaaaaaaaaacatgtgtaaAATGTTAAACTGTCACCGTTCATAAAAAATTGACTTAAATATAGACTCTTTAAAAATAGTTTCGTAATCGTCATTCTTGTAGAAAAAATAAGTTCGTTCAAAGAGAGACAATTCGATTACAACCACTTttagcataaaaaataaaaaaacatttctaaCAATAGTGGGTAAATTCCTAACCCAAATAAAGGTATCTTGAATGGAGTGTTCAATGCTAGTAACGGCATCAGCAAGAAAATTTGTCTTCCGAAAGACATGAACCCAAGAAATAGAGGAAAATGATCATGCAAGTAGTTTGATGTCCTTGTATTTGATAGCCAAGGTGTTCTGTACTTGTtcaaaattgaatcaataacgAGTTTGGAATCACCTTCAACACATACATTTTTAAAATCTTTGACTTTTGCAAACTTCAGCACATCACGTAAATTGCTTCGGCAACAAATATAGTATTCTTTCCAAGAATGCATGCCCCAGCAACATTAAGAGACCCATTATGATTTCTGATGACAAAACCTGCAACCACGTGAGATCCCACCATCGAaccattaaaattaattttgattttgatccATGGAGCACTAGGGGCTTTCCACTTAATAATTTGAGAACATCTATAAACACTATTGAAATTACAATCTAATTTTGAGAAGTTATTGGTGTTGTCGTCGTTAGCACAATGTCTAATTGTAATTttattcacttataagtgagaaattttatgaagggagttttaatgaaaagcccaAGATAccgttcactttaacgaaaaaccacatttttacactaaaaagtcaaatatgatactattcactttactctttattttgtccttattattaaaactcaaaattttcaaatcttttacattagttttactttttatgaaGGGACACTTTGTATCCGGTCCTTAGTTGGTATTAATTTTTGACTAAAACCTTATTGGTTTTTACTTTTTGATTAAAGTCTCTATAATTTGTTCACATCAGCATTTACTGTGAATATATTTCCATGTCagctttctttttattttactaaaatagttaattattgtatttttttatccCACACtgtgtttttattttagggCTCTTATGCCTCCAACGCCTCTTATGCTTACCGAACTGAATTGACGCATCCGTTCCACCAAATAATCACGCTCATTTGATTtccttcagttttttatttttgtaaccgCAAATTCCATAATAATCtcactcaaattttcaaattcatcATTATTATTTTGATATGAATCCTCACTTTCAATTTTCGGCAAGATTTGGGTCAAAATCATATTTTATCCGCAAGCGTTCCAAGGAGCGCAATTTTTGGCAGGGGAACTTGTTGAATCAACGACCCTTACGAGCTAAAAATCCAGGTATTGGAACTTCAATGATTTTTGCATGTCCCTTATGGTTTTGCAATGTTTTTTTTCAGTGAATACCAAGTGTTTGTCGAAATGTTTGAATGATATTTTTGAGTACAATTCAATTGAATTGCATTGTATTCGTGTTTGACAGTGTGTCCATGAGATATTAACAAGCAGGGGGGTACAAACTATGAGATATTAACAAGCAGGGGTACAAACTAGTTGGGCAAGAGTACAAACTATTTGGGCAAGGGTACAAACTATGAGATATTAACAAGTAGGGGTACAAACTAGGTGGCATGGGGTACAATTCAATTTCTTATAGATTGGCATGGGGAACAATGCAATATTTGTTGAGTTGGGGCTGTTTGTACCCCCACTCCAAATGCCGTATATGTCAAACGGAAAAATAGATGGCAAAAACTCTCTGCCTTAGCTGGTCCTCCCTTGATTTATCTGCTCAGTTTTATGTTGTACCCCTGTCTATACTTTTACAACTCTTATTAATTTCCAACACAGCAACACATGAACCATTGGTAAAAAATGTACACAATGCGATTGACTTGTACCCATGCACAATATAATAGAGAAAAAGACttattcaatattttttataaaCAGTTTCTATGCATACAAAAATTTCATATCCGAAATTCTCTTTCAAACATTTCGACAAACATTTGGTATGCACCATAAAAACACTGCGAAAACTACAAGATACATGCTGAAATCATTGAAGTTCCCCAATACATgccaaaaaaattgttaaagaaTCATTTTACATATGCAAAACCAATTGTGAAAACAATATTGCACTACCTGtaaatatgggtacaaaaaTTATAAACCCAAGAATCCACCATTACGGACAAATTGGTATAAACGAACTATGGCgcaaattcaaaaaaatgaaaaaataccTCGAATTTTAGCTCGGAGTTGTTGTTGATTGTTCAAGTTACTCTGCAAAAAAAATGCGCTCGTTCGAATGCTCGTGAATAAAGTATGACTTCGAATCAAATCTTGGCGAAACTTGAATTTGAAGAATCATATCAAATATAATAATGATGGATTTGAAAAACTGAGTGAGATTATTGTGGAATTTGTAGTtacgaaaataaaaaactgaagaaATCAATTgagtatgattatttggtggaaTGGATGCGTCAATTCAGTTTGGTAAGCATAGGAGGCGTTGGAGGCATAATAGTCGTGGAATAAAAACATAGCTTGGGATAAAAAATTGCAATAATTAACtattttagtaaaaataaaaaaattgacatgGAAATATGCTAATAATAAAATACTGATGTGTACAAATTTCAAGGACTTTAatcaaaaagttaaaagtaaCAAGGTTTTAATTAAAGAGGATCAATAATTAGGGACCGGAACCTAATTTCCCCTTTTAGGAATGCCAAACCAAAGAAGTAAGAATAATTAGATTTTGATTATAAAGTGACCAAATCCAGATGGCTGCGTGGGAATGTCAAATAATACGTGTAAAAAGCAAATAAttgatattaattaattaatatataatgaTAAAGGTTAGCGACAATAAATAGTGCAGTTGAGAACCCTATACCCATTTCTCTTTTGAATTTGACTGCATAGGCTTATAAATTAAGCAAGATCGAATGTTGGGTTAAGATGCCTTATCTTATTAGCAtcataaaagtaaaaattatgAATAACTTATTCCGTCGTAAGTAAGGAGTTTGTAATTGAGGTTGTTAATTGtgcaaaattttatttcaaataaaCTTGTTGTCAATGTAAATTAAGTCAGCTAGTTAGAATATTGTGTTCGTATTTTTACACTTGATCTTTTTAAATTCCTTATTGGATGATCCATTCTGGCATACAAGAATTTCTCATAACATAAAATGATACCTAAAAATTTTATATACTTTGTGGGATGAACTCAACCAATCCAAGCACTATGCTAAGGGCTAGTTTAGTGTTGTTGTACTTTTattcaaaattgtttttgttgtgaTGTGAAAATCAACCGTTGTtaaaaaagagagaggagaaattaggttcttatCCCTCATTTTACTACTACATTGATTAAAACcgtattccttttcaattttttatcaaggaccattaataacatcattaattatttcaatagtaaaatattttttatttctaaatatattcatttagtgttaaaaatgttacaattaatatatttatatttatggctaaattttttatcatatatatttatttttagtttgtacccatttttaatttgtactaattttctttttagttttaatttatacccatatattaaattctttttgtgcccatattttttaaagttttatttgtatttgcacccttattttatttatttatttgtacccatgctaattatatgtacccattcatgtaattttttcaaaattttaatcttaaaatgtactcattcttaaatatatcaatttgttatatgtaaaatgtactatttttttttatataaaatctaatctgtgacatcccacatcgcccaggggagtgatccttatatgtatattctcatccctacctagaacgaggcattttgggagctcattagcttcgggttctatcggaactccgaagttaatcgagaagggggctagagcaatcccatgatgggtgacccatcgggaagttctcgtgtgagttcccaaaaacaaaatcgtgaggaaattgtaagcccaaagcggacaatatcgtgctacggtggtggagcaggcccgggaagtgatccgtcccgggccgggatgtgacataatcaatttttaaacttatatgggtacattattttttctttgatttgaaaatgtatccatgtcaagtttaattgaagaaatttactgatgttattaagcctaatatctttttttttttttttttggttattttgaagaatgtacccatgttttggtataATAATTTtctggttaattttttttattaatgtacccatgtttacacacacacacacacacacacaatagtatacttatattttaatatttttaatcacacaaattatggttttttatttaaaatctcattaatataaacaactataaatttcaatttttaatttaaaaaaaaatagtaacatacatagaaataaattatcacattactttcagggacttcgatcaaaaattgaaaaccaacaaggtttgaGTCAAAGAATATTTATAGCttgggaccgcatccaaagtctccctaAAAAAATGCAGGTAAGTGTTTAATAAACtatggggtgtgatattcacacaccccattttacttttcacacacccttctaattttcagccgtcggatcagatggattaaagaaaatcaacggatagaaattaacaggggatgtgtaagaagtaaaatggaaTGTGTGGACAACACATCCTAAACTATAGTGCTAAAAGTGATTTTagcaaaagagaaaaatgagggTAGGATTGTTAATATGACAGTTTCATTTATTAATATAGTTCATCTGCCTCCAATGCAAAAGCgtgttttttagaaaaatgtgAGAGTTGATTATACTTTCTGCTGTTTTAGATCCATgattttgaaaggaaaaaaaaacactttttttttttttcatttaccaaGCACAATTAAGGCGCCAACTCTTTTAAGAAGTTGCTTTTATaaaaggaaactttaacgaaaagctcccggtactgttcagtTTAATGaataatcatatttttacactaaaacgTCAAAGAATATTTTCTCAAGAATCACATTCAAGTACTTTTGGAACTCAAAGAATATTTTCTCAACGAGCTCTTTcggttattttaaaaacacttgcaAATGAGCCATTAATATTCATTCTCAATGTTTAgaatatttaattttgtaagAGTGGATATATTGAGATGAGATGATGCTAATACTTTCACTGGACCTCTGCTTAATTGTAAAATTGAAGTATAATAAAAACGAAGTATATATTGAGATGAGATGATGCTAATACAACCACTTTtagtataataaaataaaaaagcatttCTAGCAATAGTGGGTAAATTCCTAACCCAAATAAAGGTTTTTTGAATGGAATGTTCAATGCTAGTAACGGCATCAGAAAGAAAATTTGCCTTTCGAAAGACATGAACCTAAGATATAGAAGAAAATGATCATGCAAGTAGTTTGATGTCCTCTATAATAGTGTTTGATTGCCAAGTCGTTCTGCActtgttcaaaattaaatcaataacGAGTTTGGAATCACCTTCAACACAGACATCACGTTTGACTTTTACAAACTTCAGCACATTATGTAAGGCAAGTACTTTAGCAACAGGTATAGTATTCTCTCTAAAAATGTATGTCCCAACAACAATAGGAGACCCATTATGATCTCTGATGACAAAACCTGTAGCCACTTAAGATCCCACCATCGAACCATTTAAAATTAATCTTGATTTTGATCAATGGAGCACGAGCGGTTTTCCACTTAATAATTTGAGAACATCTATGAACACTATTGAAGTTATGATCTAATCTTGAGAAGCTATTGGTGTTGTTGTCGTTAGCACATTTATCTAATTACAATTTTATTCATTTGTAGGTGAAAAATTTTATGACCGCCAAACCAAAGAAGGTAAGAataattagattttaattataaaGTGACCAAATCCATGTTGTTGCGTCGGAATCTCAAATAATACATgtgaaaaacaaataattgatattaattaattaataaatatataatgataaaGGTTGGAAGCCGACAATAAATAATGCATTTGAGAACCCTATACCTATTTCTCTGTTGAATTTGACTGCATTGGATTAGAAATAAAGCAAGATCGAATGTTGGGTTAAGATGTCTTATCTTATTAGCAtcacaaaagtaaaaaattatgaataaCTTATTCCGTCATAAGTAAGTAGTTTGTAATTTAAGTCGTTAAATTATTTACTATGCAAaagattattttaaataaatttgttgtaaaTGTAAGTTAAGTCAGTTAGCCAGAATATTATGCTCGTATTCTTACACTTGATCTTTTTAAATTCCTTATTGGATTATCTGTTATGGCATATAAGAATTTCACATACCAAAAAATGATAactaaaattatatatactttGTGGGATGAACTCAACCAATCCAAGCACTATGCTAATGGCTAGTTTGATgttgttgtacttttttttcaaaattgtttttGCTATACTGTGAGAATCAACtgttgttaaaataaaaaaagcatgTAAGTGTTTAATAAACTATAGTGCTAAAAGTGATTTTAGCAAAAGAGAAAGATGATGGTAGGATTGTTAATATGATAGTCTCATTAATTAATATAGTTCATCTGCCTCCAATGcaaaatcatgttttttagaaaaaatgtgTAGAGTTGCTTATACTTTCTGCTGTTTTAGACCcatgattttgaaaagaaaaaaaaaaaaaaattttttttttcatttaccaaGCACAATTAAGGTCCCAACTCTTTTAAGAAGTTACTTTTAAAAAACTTTTAGGAACCCTAAACCGGCCTTTAAGCCTTTTCTTGGATAAATTAAGCCTAACTAAACTAAGTCGGAAGACCATTGCCTGGAGAAACTTTTAGATATACTTGCAACACCAAACACGTGGTGTTATAATTCCAGTCAAAGTATAACTCATGTATAACTTTTAAACACATCAATTGTTTTGTCCAGTCAAAATATAACTCATGTACAAGTTGAACGCATCAATTGTTTTGTCCACTCAATTTATGATACATAAAAAATACATCGAGTAACAAGTGTTACATAAACACGTAAATATTTATAactgaaattaaaattatttatctcTACATTTGAAGTACCAATTTCGAACACCCAGAATTTATAGAGAAAAGTTGGAAACCCAATCTATTCTTCCATCTCCTTACCCCGTAAGTATTCTCTTGAAATGAAAATCAACATTAATTGTGAGATGAAAGAAAGTGGACGAGACGGTCTCTTACCATTTCTCTTCGCCAAACGTATTGACTGGACAAGAATCAGATCCACTTGAACCATACCACCTGGCGATCCCTGATTGGTCACGCAACGAACAAGTCTCCTCACCTTCATCCGGCACCTAACAAAACCAACTTATAAATTCGCCGAGAGGCCTCTCGAGGCAGCATCGCTCTCGTCATCCCTTCCAGTCCGGCGAAGCTCCAATTCcggttatatatatgtgtatgtatatgtgtatgcatatgatataatataatatatcacTCGCATATACATGCACATTATATAAATACTCGCAGGCGTTTCCTCTGGATTGTTATTATCGTTCTGAGAGAGATCAAAGGAAGGCGTTTGTTTATCGAGGGAGCGATGAAGAATTCTCACGACGTGGTGGTCGATGTCGAAGGCGACGGCGTTTTGGCTAATCATCTGAAGCGCGAGAAGCTCATCATTGATACCGACCCTGGAATCGGTGAGTTTTCAGCTTCAATTTGCTTGATATTTTCAAAGTTTAATGCATTAGTGTTCctatttcttgtttggttgctgagaaaattttCGAGTAGTAACCAGGCtgaaattttggaatttttaactttttgatgGTTCCTTTTGCTCtgttggttgctgagaaaatttgCGAGTAGTAACAAGGCcggaatttttgaattttgaacgtTGGGATGGTTCCTTTTGATCCGTTTGGCTACTAAGAAAATTTGCGAGTAGTAACCtggaaatttttgaattttgggatGGTTCCTAttgctctgtttggttgctgagaaaatgcgGGAACAGTAACCAGGCTGGAATTTTGACTTTTGAGTTTTATGATGGTTTGAGTTGTGGAAGTGAGGAACTTTTTTGAGCTGAGCTTCAATGGGGAAAAAAAACTGCCGAGATAGCCTCCACTGTCTAACTTTTGGGCTTAGCTTTCGTTTTTTCGTTCATTAAATCGACCGCATTTTGATGATTTCTATTCTgaatatttgattggttttaTGCCAAATGGTGATGGAGTTAGCGTGAGGATCTTTAATTATTGAATTAGTTACGTATCCGAAATATGATCGTATTTTGGAGCGTTTCTTTGTCCATGCCTCACTTTTTGATTGGTGATTTTGACTTTTTCATTACCATTTTTGGATAGTGATAGTAGGGAAAGGTTAGTTTTGTttagagttgtcccacatcggaaAAGGACGCTTAGCCGTCATAGTTTACCTATTCTTGGGCCTCTCCCTCTCCTATTGCTGATTGGATGCTCACGTTCTAATGAGTTTTATTGACTTATTCATGGTTAATCAGTGAACTTTGGAGATTTGAAAGACAATTGGAACTTAGAGAAACCGAGGAGGAGGAAGGCGTTGTCGGAGTTCCTTTTAATGTACTCTCAATGTCTTAATATGCCCTTGAGGGTTTAGAAACTTCATAAGTTTTGTTTTACATAGAAATGGGCATTGAATAACATTTACTAAGTAGTTGAATGTTATGGGGAAAATCATTAGTTAAGGAATCCGTAACAGCATTTAAcgacttttcttttctttctccaacATGTTTTCATGTGTAATACTTTTTTTATTGCTAATCAACAGATGATACCATGGCCATCTTAATGGCATTTCAATCACCGGAGTTGGAAATCCTGGGCTTCACAACAGTATTTGGTAACGTCGCCACAGAAGATGCCACTCGCAATGCCTTGCTTCTGGTACGTGCTCATATCTTTTGATTTCCATCTTCTTGCAATGACTTCGGGTCTGTCTGTCAATCCCATTGTTTTTTTAGTATATTCGTGATCAATTAACGTGCAAAAGAATAGTGTGAGATTGCAGGGCATCCAGGTTTACCTGTGGCGGAGGGAAGTCATGAGCCTCTAAAGGTAATGTTCTGATATGTATTCCTTTAGCTGGCCTAGAACTTAGGTTAATCTTCGAGCGTTCCTTTGAACATTACGCCTTTGTATTTGTGCATTGGAATTTTTTTGGCCCTTTTGTTTCATTTAAGCCCTATGCCACCTGCTTTAGTTTTGTAATAAGCTAATAAGTAACTTCATTTTGTTTATCGTAACCATGTTTTATTGTGGAAGTAGGGTGGAAGGCCATGTGTTGCCGACTTTATACATGGTTCTGATGGGTTGGGGAACTTGCATCTACCTcctccaaaaacaaagaaaattgagaagaatgctgctgaatttttagttgatatgGTCTCTGAATATCCTGGTGAAGTTTCTATACTGGCCCTAGGTCCCTTGACAAACTTAGCATTGGTAAGTTGAAGAATCCTTTTTACTTCTTTGTTTTGGTGTTGACCGGAGCTTCTGAGACTTAAATCTTTCCTTGTTATGCGGATGTTTCTTTGCTCAGGCAGTCAAAAGGGATTCTTCATTCGCGAAAAAGGTGAAGAGGTTGGTCGTACTTGGTGGTTCCTTCTTCGCTCTGGGAAATGTAAATCCTGCTGCGGAAGCAAATGTAAGTGCCACCGTGCAGACAAGAAGTAAAAATAACGCTTCACCAAATTATTTCATGTTTTATTAAGAAGTAACTTTTTTCCTGAAAATTTTGCGGTATTTGTTTTCATCCCTATTAGGATCTTATGGAGAATCCAATTTCTGACTTGCAGATTTATGGAGATCCAGAAGCAGCAGATGTTGTGTTTACGTCTGGGGCTAACATTACCGTTGTTGGAATAAACATTACGACCCAAGTGAAATTTACAGGTGCAACTTCCAGGCTTCCAGCTTACAGTTTGCTTAACTTTCCAGACCATATTCTCATGAGCTATGGAAATGTGACGTCCTAACTGACTCGATTATCGTATTTTGGTTTTAGATGATGACCTCCTTCAACTGCGGCAATCTAAAGGAAAGCATACTCAGCTCATATGCGACACTTGCAAATTCTACAGAGACTGGCATGTGAAATCTGATGGTGTTTATGGTAAACTTAAGATATAGCCCTGTACTTACCCGTTCAAAACTTCTCgtctttctatttttatttgacGTTCTATCTAAATGACTCTCTGCCGTATGTTTCAGGGATTTTCCTTCATGACCCTGTCAGTTTCGTAGCACTAGTCCGTCCTGATCTCTTTACGTACAAGAAGGGCGTTGTGAGGGTTGAAACTCAGGGTATCTGCACCGGGCATACACTGATGGATCAAGGACTAAAAAAGTATGTGCAGATTAGCGTGCTCGTATGAATTCTTATTTTACGCAAATCCTTCTCTACGAATCTAATGATTTTACACTGTCACAGATGGAACACAAGCAATCCATGGACAGGCTATTCCCCTGTTGAAGTTGCTTGGACAGTGAATGTGGATGCAGTCCTTGATTATGTAAGAAATCAGTTGATGAAATCGTGAAAGCTCGAAATGGAAGGCCGGGTGCTGCCTTCTCAGAGATGACCAAGCGCGGGCGCGAAGAGCGAGCAATCCTACCACGAAACCTTGTGTTTATTTGAAACTGTAATATGTTTTCTGTATGCTGTTCAGTAGACCTTTAATGAAGTTATTGACGAGGAATAAAAAATTCCTTTCGAATTTCTGTGCAAAACATTCGATTCTGTTGCTATACGATTACGCAGAAGtgtttgcattttattttccgTCTCAATTCGACATCTTTAATTGCTTGGAGGTCCATCCATCCCTGCAATCAGTTTCTTTAAACAACCTGCCTGCA from Pyrus communis chromosome 9, drPyrComm1.1, whole genome shotgun sequence harbors:
- the LOC137745214 gene encoding uridine nucleosidase 1-like, whose protein sequence is MKNSHDVVVDVEGDGVLANHLKREKLIIDTDPGIDDTMAILMAFQSPELEILGFTTVFGNVATEDATRNALLLCEIAGHPGLPVAEGSHEPLKGGRPCVADFIHGSDGLGNLHLPPPKTKKIEKNAAEFLVDMVSEYPGEVSILALGPLTNLALAVKRDSSFAKKVKRLVVLGGSFFALGNVNPAAEANIYGDPEAADVVFTSGANITVVGINITTQVKFTDDDLLQLRQSKGKHTQLICDTCKFYRDWHVKSDGVYGIFLHDPVSFVALVRPDLFTYKKGVVRVETQGICTGHTLMDQGLKKWNTSNPWTGYSPVEVAWTVNVDAVLDYVRNQLMKS